One Malania oleifera isolate guangnan ecotype guangnan chromosome 10, ASM2987363v1, whole genome shotgun sequence genomic region harbors:
- the LOC131165943 gene encoding uncharacterized protein LOC131165943 — MSKEFNVPPVVFPSGGNPGPSAQTRRPTAPFQPPRSASPSIPFMSFDVGSAAAAAASATSTSFSAPQYGGPGIGVGVFEDEPPLLEELGINTKQIWNKTISILIPFRLNPNLHEDADLSGPFLLIMAFGLFQLLAGKIHFGIILGWVTVAAMFLYAVFNMLAGRNGNLDLYRCLSLIGYCMLPMVILSAFSLFVPQGGVVIFTVAAVFVIWSTRVCTRLLVELASCGDEHRGLIAYACFLIYTLFSLLVIF; from the coding sequence ATGTCGAAGGAATTCAACGTCCCGCCGGTGGTCTTTCCCTCCGGCGGAAACCCAGGGCCCTCCGCACAGACTCGCCGACCCACGGCGCCGTTCCAGCCGCCGCGTTCCGCCAGCCCTAGCATCCCTTTCATGTCCTTTGACGTGGGCTcagccgccgccgccgccgcctccGCCACGTCCACCTCCTTCTCCGCCCCGCAGTATGGCGGCCCCGGCATCGGCGTTGGCGTCTTCGAGGACGAGCCTCCGCTTCTCGAAGAGCTTGGGATCAACACGAAGCAAATCTGGAACAAAACTATCTCGATCTTGATTCCCTTTCgcctaaaccctaatctccaCGAGGACGCCGATCTTTCCGGTCCGTTCTTGCTGATCATGGCCTTTGGATTATTTCAGTTACTCGCAGGGAAGATCCATTTCGGGATTATTTTGGGTTGGGTGACAGTGGCGGCGATGTTTCTCTACGCTGTCTTCAATATGTTGGCGGGGCGGAACGGAAATCTCGATCTGTATAGGTGTTTGAGCTTAATTGGGTACTGTATGTTGCCCATGGTGATTCTATCGGCTTTCTCGCTCTTCGTTCCGCAGGGTGGTGTGGTGATTTTTACCGTGGCGGCGGTTTTTGTGATATGGTCAACGCGGGTTTGCACGAGGCTGTTGGTTGAGCTTGCTTCGTGTGGGGACGAGCATCGTGGGTTGATTGCGTATGCATGTTTCTTGATTTACACACTGTTTTCGTTGTTGGTAATATTTTGA